The following proteins come from a genomic window of Corallococcus sp. NCRR:
- a CDS encoding RCC1 domain-containing protein, whose amino-acid sequence MSLSVRGLAVLAVLACLVPGCRDASTAAVDVVTSLQLETPDEDVASVQVTVSGPDMPARTVTLKKEAGRWSGVLRAVPVGAGHTFVGAALDGSGARLHEATVSDVALTEEAGSAAVYLLLPSSQPASDVPVVTSLVASPGDLSVGQAVSLTATVRGTETGGAPAAAWTSSADGDFSDSSALQTTWTGSRVADAALTLTLTQARGPSGVLTVKLPVHNAKPLSEVFFNVSPYVASARSTPETGVGEAAALAVTSVDLEGETLTHAWKASCVGVFEDITAATTRFTPTAQPPVVGCKPCDLTVIVTDPHGGRAQETVSTCVRPGAALPVLAEGNGHFLVIRPGGTVWAWGNNAVGQLGTGSPATSEPVPAQVPGLTDIVAVSAASGYSLALRADGTLFAWGDNTSGQLANGDLATIRRTPVVVEGLPRIAAIATMNVYSLVLGVDGTVWSWGNGSPLLSRVDVPSGISAVATELMHGVALHETGTVFTWASSGSGKATAPTRIDSLSGIVAISSGMSSSLALGADGTVYTWGAGAEPGARTVPVRVPGLSRVAAIGSGGSFNATLSTALRDDGSLYTWASYFPSPQRVDSLPAMSRLGESSCIAQRADGAVFTWCNATLDPVQVLSGSPAEQR is encoded by the coding sequence ATGTCATTGTCCGTCAGGGGCCTTGCTGTTCTCGCGGTGCTCGCCTGCCTGGTGCCCGGCTGCAGGGACGCATCCACCGCCGCCGTGGATGTCGTCACCTCGCTTCAGTTGGAGACGCCGGATGAGGACGTGGCCTCCGTCCAGGTCACCGTCTCCGGCCCGGACATGCCGGCGCGGACCGTCACGCTGAAGAAGGAGGCGGGCCGCTGGTCCGGGGTGCTGCGCGCGGTGCCCGTGGGAGCCGGGCACACCTTCGTGGGCGCGGCGCTGGATGGCTCGGGCGCGCGGCTCCACGAGGCCACGGTGTCGGACGTGGCGCTGACGGAAGAGGCCGGATCCGCGGCCGTCTACCTGCTGCTCCCGTCGTCCCAGCCGGCCTCGGACGTGCCCGTGGTCACCTCGCTCGTGGCGTCCCCGGGGGACCTGTCCGTGGGCCAGGCCGTGTCGCTGACCGCCACCGTGCGCGGCACCGAGACCGGTGGCGCGCCCGCCGCCGCCTGGACGTCCTCCGCCGACGGTGACTTCTCCGACTCGAGCGCGCTCCAGACCACCTGGACGGGCTCGCGGGTCGCGGATGCGGCGTTGACCCTCACGCTGACGCAGGCGAGGGGGCCGTCGGGCGTGCTCACCGTGAAGCTGCCCGTCCACAACGCGAAGCCCCTGTCGGAGGTCTTCTTCAACGTGTCGCCGTACGTGGCCTCCGCGCGCTCCACTCCGGAGACGGGCGTGGGGGAAGCAGCGGCGCTGGCGGTGACGTCCGTGGACCTGGAGGGTGAAACGCTGACGCATGCCTGGAAGGCCAGCTGCGTGGGCGTGTTCGAGGACATCACGGCGGCCACGACGCGCTTCACGCCCACGGCGCAACCGCCGGTGGTGGGCTGCAAGCCCTGCGACCTCACCGTCATCGTCACGGACCCGCATGGCGGCCGGGCGCAGGAGACGGTGTCGACGTGCGTGCGGCCCGGGGCCGCGTTGCCGGTGCTCGCGGAGGGGAACGGCCACTTCCTGGTCATCCGTCCGGGGGGCACCGTCTGGGCGTGGGGCAACAACGCCGTGGGACAGCTGGGGACGGGCTCCCCCGCGACCTCCGAGCCCGTCCCCGCGCAGGTGCCGGGTCTCACCGACATCGTCGCCGTGTCCGCGGCCAGCGGGTACTCGCTGGCGCTGCGCGCGGACGGCACGCTCTTCGCCTGGGGCGACAACACCTCCGGCCAACTGGCGAACGGAGACCTCGCGACGATTCGCCGCACGCCCGTCGTGGTGGAGGGCCTTCCCCGCATCGCGGCCATCGCCACCATGAACGTCTATTCCCTGGTGCTGGGCGTGGATGGCACGGTCTGGAGCTGGGGCAATGGCTCGCCCCTCCTCTCACGGGTGGACGTCCCGTCCGGCATCTCCGCGGTCGCCACCGAGCTCATGCATGGCGTGGCCCTGCACGAGACGGGGACGGTCTTCACCTGGGCCAGCAGCGGCAGCGGAAAGGCCACGGCCCCCACGCGCATCGACTCCCTCTCCGGCATCGTCGCCATCTCCTCCGGGATGAGCTCCAGCCTGGCGCTGGGCGCGGACGGGACGGTCTATACGTGGGGAGCGGGGGCCGAGCCGGGCGCCCGCACGGTGCCCGTGCGCGTTCCCGGGCTGTCGCGCGTGGCGGCCATCGGCAGTGGGGGCTCGTTCAATGCCACGCTCTCCACGGCCCTGCGTGACGATGGCAGCCTCTACACCTGGGCCTCCTACTTCCCGAGCCCCCAGCGCGTGGACTCCCTGCCTGCCATGAGCCGCCTGGGCGAAAGCAGTTGCATCGCCCAGCGCGCGGACGGGGCCGTCTTCACCTGGTGCAACGCGACCCTGGACCCCGTCCAGGTGCTCTCCGGCTCCCCGGCCGAGCAGCGGTAG
- a CDS encoding TetR/AcrR family transcriptional regulator, with product MKKKQRLTGAERRVQLMEIGRAVFASKGYEATSIEEVAQQAGVSKPIVYEHFGAKEGLYAAIVDRELENLVARVSTSIAQGTPRQRFEDAVLAFMAYVKEEPAGFAVLTRDSPTAAARRGLTRVIDDLAQRVSDVFRSEFERAGYPPKVAPIYANALVGMVTQVGHWWAAEGKAFSTENVARHVAALGWMGLRHLPKDPAAPGAKREPRRRG from the coding sequence TTGAAGAAGAAACAGCGGCTCACGGGCGCGGAGCGCCGGGTCCAGTTGATGGAGATTGGCCGGGCGGTCTTCGCCTCGAAGGGTTACGAGGCGACCTCGATTGAAGAGGTTGCCCAGCAGGCGGGCGTGTCCAAGCCCATCGTCTACGAGCACTTCGGCGCGAAGGAGGGGCTGTACGCGGCCATCGTGGACCGGGAGCTGGAGAACCTGGTGGCGCGCGTGTCCACGAGCATCGCGCAGGGCACGCCCCGGCAGCGCTTCGAGGACGCGGTGCTGGCGTTCATGGCCTACGTGAAGGAGGAGCCCGCGGGCTTCGCGGTGCTCACGCGGGACTCGCCCACGGCGGCGGCGCGGCGCGGACTGACGCGCGTCATCGACGACCTGGCCCAGCGCGTGAGCGACGTCTTCCGCAGCGAGTTCGAGCGCGCCGGCTACCCGCCCAAGGTGGCGCCCATCTACGCCAACGCGCTGGTGGGCATGGTGACGCAGGTGGGCCACTGGTGGGCCGCGGAGGGCAAGGCCTTCTCCACGGAGAACGTGGCCCGCCACGTCGCGGCGCTCGGGTGGATGGGATTGAGGCACCTGCCCAAGGACCCGGCCGCCCCCGGCGCGAAGCGCGAGCCCAGGCGCCGCGGCTGA
- the trhA gene encoding PAQR family membrane homeostasis protein TrhA, producing the protein MGMEKPKLRGVLHQWAAAFAVGAGVVLVAMAPTPRTAVASALYALSLVGLFTISATYHRVNWSPKARAWMRRADHAAIFLLIAGTYTPVILLGLPPEVGNTLMAWLYAGALLGILQSLFWVGAPKWVTAALAIGVGWTMMPYFGDVFRAVGPGASLLIIAGGLAYTLGALAYAFKRPNPRPGVFGYHEVFHAMTLVGAALHFAVVLRLVRAAG; encoded by the coding sequence ATGGGCATGGAGAAGCCGAAGCTTCGGGGCGTGCTGCACCAGTGGGCGGCGGCGTTCGCGGTGGGGGCGGGGGTGGTGCTGGTGGCGATGGCGCCCACGCCGCGCACGGCAGTGGCGTCCGCGTTGTACGCGCTGAGCCTGGTGGGGCTGTTCACCATCAGCGCGACGTACCACCGGGTGAACTGGTCGCCGAAGGCCCGCGCGTGGATGCGCCGGGCGGACCACGCGGCCATCTTCCTGCTCATCGCGGGGACGTACACGCCGGTCATCCTGCTGGGGCTGCCTCCCGAAGTGGGCAACACGCTGATGGCGTGGCTCTACGCGGGGGCGCTGCTGGGCATCCTGCAATCGCTGTTCTGGGTGGGCGCGCCCAAGTGGGTGACGGCGGCGCTGGCCATCGGCGTGGGGTGGACGATGATGCCGTACTTCGGCGACGTCTTCCGCGCGGTGGGCCCGGGCGCGAGCCTGCTCATCATCGCCGGAGGACTGGCGTACACGCTGGGGGCGCTCGCGTACGCCTTCAAGCGGCCCAACCCCCGGCCCGGCGTCTTCGGCTACCACGAGGTGTTCCACGCGATGACGCTGGTGGGCGCGGCGCTGCACTTCGCGGTGGTGCTGCGGTTGGTGCGCGCGGCGGGGTAG
- a CDS encoding winged helix-turn-helix transcriptional regulator, translating to MARHKTYDCSAGCPVSATLDVIGGKWKGLILYHLLEGTLRFGELRKRIPDVTQRMLTQHLRELEESGLVHRQVYAEVPPRVEYSLTPQGQTLRGVIAALKSWGEIYLGRKVPKPAAPKRRLAVAGR from the coding sequence ATGGCCCGGCACAAGACCTATGACTGCTCCGCCGGTTGTCCGGTGTCCGCGACGCTGGATGTGATTGGCGGCAAGTGGAAGGGGCTCATCCTCTACCACCTGCTCGAAGGCACGCTGCGCTTCGGCGAGCTGCGCAAGCGCATCCCGGACGTCACCCAGCGGATGCTCACGCAGCACCTGCGCGAACTGGAGGAGAGCGGGCTCGTGCACCGGCAGGTGTACGCGGAGGTCCCTCCGCGCGTCGAATACAGCCTCACGCCGCAGGGCCAGACGCTGAGGGGCGTGATTGCCGCGCTCAAGTCCTGGGGAGAGATTTACCTGGGCCGCAAGGTTCCGAAGCCCGCGGCCCCGAAGCGCCGGCTCGCCGTGGCGGGGCGCTGA
- a CDS encoding zinc-binding alcohol dehydrogenase family protein, producing MRAVALTKYLPSDHPEAFADVELPDPTPGPGDLLVRVRAVSVNPVDVKVRAPKDKVEPSPRVLGWDAAGVVEAVGKDVKHFRPGDEVFYAGSIAKPGTNSELHVVDARIVGRKPKGVTFAQAAAMPLTSITAWELLFERLGVPRHKTGTRKDELLVVGGAGGVGSMAIQIASKLTDLTVIATASRPETVEWCRSLGAHHVVDHRQPLAEQVKALVPGGVRYVMALTATEQHFAQLVELMAPFGHLGIIDDPQTPLDVTAMKRKSLALHWELMFTRALYDADPLSQQRLLDTVADLVEGGTLRTTMTQDFGPLTAANLRRAHAAVETGRTVGKIVLGGFP from the coding sequence ATGCGAGCCGTCGCCCTCACGAAGTACCTCCCCAGTGACCATCCCGAAGCCTTCGCCGACGTGGAGCTGCCGGACCCCACGCCCGGTCCCGGAGATCTGCTGGTGCGCGTGCGCGCCGTGTCCGTGAACCCGGTGGACGTGAAGGTGCGCGCGCCCAAGGACAAGGTGGAGCCCTCGCCGCGCGTGCTTGGCTGGGATGCGGCCGGCGTGGTGGAGGCCGTGGGGAAGGACGTGAAACACTTCCGCCCCGGCGATGAAGTGTTCTACGCGGGCTCCATCGCGAAGCCGGGGACGAATTCCGAGCTGCACGTGGTGGACGCGCGCATCGTCGGCCGCAAGCCCAAGGGGGTGACGTTCGCCCAGGCGGCCGCGATGCCGCTCACCTCCATCACCGCGTGGGAGCTGCTGTTCGAGCGCCTGGGCGTGCCACGGCACAAGACAGGCACCCGGAAGGATGAGTTGCTCGTGGTGGGCGGCGCGGGGGGCGTGGGCTCCATGGCCATCCAGATCGCCAGCAAGCTGACGGACCTCACGGTCATCGCCACGGCGTCGCGGCCGGAGACGGTGGAGTGGTGCAGGTCCCTGGGCGCGCACCACGTGGTGGACCACCGTCAGCCCCTGGCCGAGCAGGTGAAGGCGCTGGTGCCGGGGGGCGTGCGCTACGTGATGGCGCTCACCGCGACGGAGCAGCACTTCGCGCAGTTGGTGGAGCTGATGGCGCCCTTCGGGCACCTGGGCATCATCGACGACCCGCAGACGCCGCTCGACGTGACCGCGATGAAGCGCAAGAGCCTGGCGCTCCACTGGGAGCTGATGTTCACGCGCGCGCTCTACGACGCGGATCCGCTCTCCCAGCAGCGGCTGCTCGACACGGTGGCGGACCTGGTCGAGGGCGGCACGCTGCGGACGACCATGACCCAGGACTTCGGTCCGCTCACCGCCGCGAACCTCCGGCGCGCGCACGCGGCGGTGGAGACGGGCCGCACGGTGGGGAAGATCGTGCTCGGCGGCTTCCCCTGA
- a CDS encoding sensor histidine kinase: MKSEAPASRLAGLVGILEDSSGGAWRVWAAAWSAPALFSALETYTFSRDMAGAPALWRVFAAQMPAWYVWLPLTPWLTRLAAREPLSPPRPRSVLVHLGAYLGMGALFAAVYALTTAQFMPGRDATWAARWLRAWWGWLPMMGMAYATVLAVASATRASQRARDSERQAAALAVQLAESRLLALQTQLQPHFLFNTLNAIVVLVREKETEEAARMLVLLSDLLRQLLQQGATQEVSLRDEVAVLSRYLELQQLRFADRLRVEWAVEPEALEARVPHLVLQPLAENALRHGIGVRSASGVLRIGARRCGDALELTVQDDGPGLTRDFDLEAARGIGLSNTRARLAQLYGEEGRLGVANAEGQGAVATVLLPWRSTPSAAGVAHG, from the coding sequence GTGAAGTCCGAGGCGCCCGCCAGTAGACTCGCGGGCCTCGTGGGCATCCTGGAAGACAGTTCTGGAGGCGCGTGGCGTGTCTGGGCCGCCGCGTGGTCCGCGCCCGCGCTCTTCTCCGCGCTGGAGACGTACACGTTCAGCCGGGACATGGCCGGGGCGCCCGCGCTGTGGCGGGTGTTCGCGGCGCAGATGCCCGCCTGGTACGTGTGGCTGCCCCTCACGCCGTGGCTCACCCGGCTCGCGGCGCGCGAGCCCCTGAGCCCCCCGAGGCCGCGCTCCGTCCTCGTGCACCTGGGAGCGTATCTGGGCATGGGCGCCCTGTTCGCCGCCGTGTACGCGCTGACGACGGCGCAGTTCATGCCCGGGCGGGACGCCACCTGGGCCGCGCGCTGGCTGCGGGCCTGGTGGGGTTGGCTGCCGATGATGGGCATGGCCTACGCGACGGTGCTGGCGGTGGCCTCCGCCACCCGGGCCTCCCAGCGGGCGAGGGACAGCGAGCGGCAGGCCGCGGCGCTCGCGGTGCAGTTGGCCGAGTCCCGGCTGCTCGCGCTCCAGACGCAGTTGCAGCCGCACTTCCTCTTCAACACGCTCAATGCCATCGTGGTGCTGGTGCGCGAGAAGGAGACGGAGGAGGCCGCGCGCATGCTGGTGCTGCTGAGCGACCTGCTCCGGCAGTTGCTCCAGCAGGGGGCCACCCAGGAGGTGTCCCTGCGCGACGAGGTGGCCGTGCTGTCGCGCTACCTGGAGCTCCAGCAGCTGCGCTTCGCGGACCGGCTGCGGGTGGAGTGGGCGGTGGAGCCGGAAGCGCTGGAGGCCCGAGTGCCCCACCTGGTGCTCCAGCCGCTCGCGGAGAACGCGCTCCGCCACGGCATCGGCGTGCGCTCCGCGTCCGGAGTGCTCCGCATTGGAGCGCGGCGGTGCGGAGACGCGCTGGAGCTGACCGTGCAGGACGACGGTCCGGGGCTGACCCGGGACTTCGACCTGGAGGCGGCAAGGGGCATTGGCCTGTCGAACACGCGCGCGCGTCTGGCGCAGCTCTACGGTGAAGAAGGCCGGCTGGGAGTCGCCAACGCGGAAGGGCAGGGCGCCGTGGCCACGGTCCTGCTGCCCTGGCGCTCCACGCCGAGCGCCGCTGGAGTGGCGCATGGCTGA
- a CDS encoding LytR/AlgR family response regulator transcription factor, which produces MAELRVLLVDDEPLARKGLKQALARHPDAVVCGECRDGREAVDAIRAQRPQLVLLDVQMPELDGFGVLREVGAEQMPAVIFITAFDTFAVKAFDVHAVDYLVKPFDDARFDEALARARQRLRAGEAAELGRRLADLLADAGPAPRPAEPPADRLLVRVGLRSVLVPVADIEWVEADDYCVTLHADGKAHVLRETLAALEARLDPERFVRIHRSAIVNVERIQEVHRPSPTEQVVVLRSGMRLRVSRSRREHLERRLGRAR; this is translated from the coding sequence ATGGCTGAACTGCGTGTACTGCTGGTGGACGACGAGCCGCTGGCCCGAAAGGGATTGAAGCAGGCCCTGGCGCGCCATCCGGACGCGGTGGTGTGCGGCGAGTGCCGCGATGGCCGCGAAGCCGTGGATGCCATCCGTGCCCAGCGTCCCCAGTTGGTGCTGCTGGATGTGCAGATGCCGGAGTTGGACGGCTTCGGCGTGCTGCGCGAGGTGGGCGCGGAGCAGATGCCCGCCGTCATCTTCATCACCGCGTTCGATACCTTCGCCGTGAAGGCCTTCGATGTGCACGCGGTGGACTATCTGGTGAAGCCCTTCGACGACGCGCGCTTCGACGAAGCGCTGGCCCGGGCCCGTCAGAGGCTGCGCGCCGGCGAGGCCGCCGAACTGGGCCGGCGGCTCGCGGACCTGTTGGCGGACGCGGGCCCGGCACCCAGGCCCGCCGAGCCGCCCGCGGACCGGCTCCTGGTGCGCGTGGGTCTGCGCTCCGTGCTCGTCCCCGTCGCGGACATCGAGTGGGTGGAGGCGGACGACTACTGCGTCACGCTGCACGCGGACGGGAAGGCCCACGTCCTGCGCGAGACCCTGGCGGCGCTGGAGGCGCGGCTGGATCCAGAGCGCTTCGTCCGCATCCACCGCTCCGCCATCGTCAATGTGGAGCGCATTCAAGAAGTGCACCGGCCATCCCCCACGGAGCAGGTGGTGGTGCTGCGAAGCGGCATGCGTCTTCGAGTCAGCCGCAGCCGCCGAGAGCACCTGGAGCGGCGACTGGGCCGGGCCCGCTAA